The sequence atcgtagagttggaagggaccccaagggttatctagtccaaccctctgcaatgcaggaatctcagctgaaacatccataacagatggagTATTATTGGAGTAAATGAGTTCTTAGATCTGAACAGGGCTCCTAATTCACTGCCACCCAAAATAAATGttgacttctctctctccaccctccacCCACCCTATGGGTGGAATAGGAATAGCTCAGGAATAGGAAAATCAAACCCATTTCTACACTAAGAAATCAAATTTGCCaagtaagtttaaaatgtgaaactgTACCTGCACAGAATATTTTTGTGATATAACCTGGCTGGCTTGATGTGTATGATTTATCTCCTGTATTTTTCCCCTGTAAAATATGGACCATGACTATCATCAAAGCATGGaattgggggcagggagaaacCAGTAGCTCGCTTAAGAAAATAATGTGCTCAGCAAAGAATATTTGCAGCCATTCTGACACTGTCAACCTTCTCCTTCAAGCCCACAATACGAGAACAGATTGCAGGAAAGCAAATcccattccattttttttaatgtgctaaAACTCAAAATATTTTAGGCTACTTCCCCGCTTGAATGATGGGGAGCAATATTCCAGGCTGTTCAGtgacaaagtggggggggggaatcaagctgTTAACTTTAAGGACTTTAAAGTATCTACCTAGAAATCACATTTTAGGACTTCTTTGGTGCTTGCACAGTGAAATGGTAGTTTTTGTTTGTGCCTAGGACTTGGCAGTGCCGTACATCACATGGCTGCAGCTTGGCACTGCAAACATTTTAAGACATCAAATCCATTAGGACTGAAACAGCCTCTAGAAATCATATTATGTGATGGAGATTGGCCAGTCTAATTGAGCCAGCTACTTATTGCCCAGGCAATTTAATGATTTGACAAATTGCTTGGAAACATGGTGTACTTGTTTGTTTTGTGCTTTCACTGTGCCCACGGGACAGCGGGGCAGGGGAATTAGCGGCGGAGATGTCACCTCAGCTGATAAGCTCTTTCTTAATTACAAAATGTGCAGAAGAAGTAGGGCAAGGGTGTCGTGGGATAGCTACGTGGGAGGGAGAAAAGTTTTTTTATAAAAGTGGGAGGGAAATGTTTCGGAGAGCAAGAGCTTTATTTTACACATCGAGTGCTTGGCTTGCAACATATTTCAAGTCTGTCCTTAACGTTAAGCCTTTGAATTCTACCGATGACCAGTTTAGAATTCATCACAAGATGTAGGCTACCATCTTGGCTGGGATTGGAAAAAACCATGGAGGATaagcctatcaatggctactagtaatAATGGCTATATCTAACCTCCAGTAGCAGAGGTGGTATGCCTTGGAATACCAGGTCCTGGGAAACATGAGTAGGAAGAGTGCTATTGTACTcaagtcctgcttctgggcttcccataatcctctgtgagaacagaatgttgccCTAGAgagccctttggtctgatccttcagagaccttcttatgttcttaacttgCTAGTATAGCATCAGAATTTctcaatttaattttaaaaaatatgatacaAAGAAAACAGAATACCAGAGAAGTTCTAGAGAGTTACCAACTGTCCAATATTAGATAAATAATGTATCATAATTCTTCCACTCCATCATACATGGATTATGCtttataaattaaataattttctttctttctttttttacattttcatttctgtgaataataaatcatcataaaACTTCTAGCACATTTTTTCATATTTTGATACTTATTTTAAGCTTCCAGTACAGAATGAATTCATCACATTGTTCCAGATAATATTGTTTTGCAACCCACCCTTTCCAGATCAACTTAAAGTATGAAATCTTTTAGTACAGGCTATACCTAATTTCCCTACTCTGAATAATTGTATTGTCAGGAGTCAGAAAACAGAAAGGACTGGGACAGATACATGGCTATGTGGAAGGAAATAAGATCATTAGGAATAGAGAGTTAgttcaaaaaggtatttaagaagccattttttaatttttaagaatTAAAAACAGCTGTTCCAAAATAGCTAGAGCTAATTCATGCTCATTGCAAATCAAGCTCAGGTAAGATTTCCCATCTCTAAGCATTTATTGGGACAAGGGTGGAAGGATCTGCCAGTTTAGTTTCTTGCATTTTCTCCAATCGTAAGTTCAGatttccacattttgcagcaggttacagtttttaaataaaaatcctcttgaaaattcaccagcattttagtacaaatttctcctattaaACATTTTCTTATATGTTGTTTTAAGGCATACATTTTGCAAGCAACTTTGTCCAATAaattgcatttctgtatgttttcactaatatcttcatttttattcacactcccccctaatacatgcatttttgtaaatgttgttgggccagagaactgcattacaaaattcagataactCTGAATTTTGAAGGCTAGCTGTGTGTTGGTTCACATATGGTTTCCGAAAGTGCAAATACAACAGTTTTGACCTTAAATATGTACTGAATAGAATGTCTCATCGATTCCTAATTGGAACCCCTACCAGTAGCCGTCAACAAAAGTGCCAATGGGATTTTCTGCACCCAGTATGCTGTGTTTAGATTGGGCGCCCTGCTGCACTTGCCAAAGGAGACAAAAATTAGCATCCATTTTATGTCACTTGCAGAATTGTACCTTCTTTTACAGGTGGGGTGAAACACTCACAAAAATATCCGAGTAATGAGACAGGCTATCAAAAGGTGGGAAACTCCCCATCGTTGTAGTTCCACACTACAAAGGATCATTGTGTTTAGTATCTGCCCTGCTCTCTACCCatgccaaccctaaaccatgTAAAGAACTCAAGCTTCCAGAGCTGTAGATGTGTTGCGTTACTGTAGGTCTTTCACCTACTGATTTTAGGCTGCGATACTACACTCAGTGCAACATCAGGCGTAGAGGGGCTCAAAAGTGATCTAAGATTTACAGCAGTTCTGTTCAGATGTTCATGCTTGGATAAATTCAAGATTTAATTAGTCAGAAAGCAAGCCGTGTAGTCATTTGTGGTGGCTATTTATTAATACCTCAtaataacaacttttttttctttttcatttttgagCTAAAACGATtcaaaatccccactcagccaagaagctcacttGGTGCCCAGTCagtgtctcttagcctaaccaagCCTAGCTAAGCCAGGAAAACAGCCAtgccttcctccctctcctccttgctTTGGTTGCTGCCATCCAACTCTGATGTTTCttgcaggaaaaaacaaaacagaaaacagtttGCCAAACCTGATATAAAAAGTACTCTAAATACATACAGTTTTGCCGTATAAATTGATTTCGCTCACCATTGTTTTGCTCACTTCCTGCTTACAACCAGCAGCAAAACCTACCTTACATTACTGTTGTGAATCTATAGAGGGAGGTATAAAATGGCTGTGAAAGGGGACTTAGTGCTTGTATTACAGGTATTAATTTTTGCTTTACTTAACCAGAATGATGCATCTTTGTAAAAGGACATattttgttctctctttctccctgccaCCTTGCCAGATTAGTACACCTCTGGGGCTTCAACCAATTTGGCCTGATTATTGTGTGTTTAAATGTGTAAGTCCCAACTGTATTCAATTGTGCTGACGCATGAGCCACTTTCTGCCCCTTCCTCACAAGAAAGCCTAGGCTGCTGCAATCTTGTAcccacttaccttggagtaagccctaTGAAGCACAaggaaacttacttctgagtatccTGTCTAGGAGAATCTGCGGAAGATAATTTATAGGTAACCACTGATCTGAAATGGAGATTACATACAACAACCAATTTATGCATGGCCAATTGACGTGCAACACTCACATGCGCACattgcagcgacccagaagtgggTGGAAAAAGGGGAGGAATGGGGGAGGGGCATAATGGGCGGAGCTGGCTTATGTGTGCTCTGCTGTTGTGTGCAATGACCTGgaatgcaaaccccccccccacaaattggGGGTTGCATGTACAAGGAGACAGAAGCCACTAGACAGAAAATAATTGAAGGTGGGAGGGACATTCCTTTTGTTCAAACAGCTCAGCTGTCAGTCACAACCCTGATTTCATTTATTGActaaaaacactgaaaggcaGGAGCAGCTGGATCATCTCACAGAAATCATGGGTGTATTCTGGTTAAGACAAGTGCCCGAAAGGAAGCCCATCGGTTTCTGATTGTTTCATATTCAAGTGCTAAAGTCAGGATTTCATGGAATGAGATAAAAGTCATCTTGCAAACAAACATAGGTTGGATATTGTCAAATaggaaaatatggtaattggtTGTTTTAAATGACACCTACTTGTTGTATGAATCAAGAAACATGTAAAGGAGGTTTCTTTTGAGCTAGAATTCCACAATGCTTTGATCTAATGTAAAACAATAGGAATTAGACAGTGGCATGAAGGGGAAGTATCTTGGTTAGCAACATTATCAGGGCTACTTAGTTTAATAAATGTACAGGTCTCATAAATCTACACCATGTAttcatatttgtttatttaggaGACTCATTTAAACTCCCAGGATGGTTCACAGGAATGAAATATAGCAAAAATAAATCTGGTAAAATACAGCCCATACCCCCAGAGAGCAGCATTATACAATATGCAAGCTAGAACCGTGTGTCACAGCAATCAAGGTTTTATACATAGCTGCAAGCCCATGACAACTGTTTTGGCAAAGAGAGTGATAAAATTAAGGCTGAGTACTTCCCCACCGCAACTGAAGAGACATGGAATGAGGGCATTAGTTTCCATAGCAATCCAGTGCAGCAATTAAGTACCATCTTTGATAAATCTTTGCTGGTAGGGTAAGGGCAGTCTCTGCCTGCAAAGGATTCCTGTCTATAATGTCTGTGAGTTTTATCTCCCTCCctaattttttatttctcttttgtgGGGATTTATATTGCTTTGAGATTTGCCAAGGTTCAtactcttctttaaaaaacacaccccaacCCTGAGTTTTATTAGGTAGTTCAGCTGCCTGATCATGCAGAATCTGAATGCTAATGAAGTCCTGTATTTCCTTGAGTACCCAGAGAGCTGTAACTCACCCTTGTCACCTTCCAGTccatgtttcccccccaaatttttcTCTCTGGTTTTAAATGGCTGCTGACATTTTAATCCAGATCAATTGTGTGTTGTGCATTTTTCAGGTATAATGCAATACCACAGAATATTTCTGTGGGTGTGTAGAAGAGGGAAGAGAGTAACCAAGGATGGCCGGAGGGAGGGGAGGCTAagaacaggaggggagagggagggtttGAATCTGGGAGATAAAACTGGAGGTTCACAGACAGATACAACAGTAGTAGAGTCCCTAAAGAGAATGTTTAAAGCCATAGTTATGGCAAGCGTTCTGTGCTGGTAGCCGTGGCACTTCTATCAATAATCAAAAGCTGGTGTGCAggaagaggaatgttggaggaagATGGAGCCtggtgggagagagaagcagggacTGGAGGTTGGGATGCGCTAGTGAAGGAGGGAAGAATAGCAGACAAGTTGGGAGGGAAGAAAAACGTGGCTCAGTTTTGGAGGGTGTGTTAGGGACTCttagggagggagaaaagcaatatTGTTGGTGGGGCAGGTTTTGGGGATGGATTGATGGGTGCAGGAGCTGTGGTCCTCAGCTGTTTGAAGCTTTAGCCATGGGATTTGTTGGCTGCCCTCTAGGCAATGCAACCTAACGTTCCCTATGTTTGGATTGTACTGCATCCCACAACACTTCATTCCTTCTGCCACATTGACTGTCCTACAAGGTCATGCATTCTCCTTGATCAATTCCCAGAACAATTCCTTTTACGCTCTTTCAGGGATCACTTTTCTTGTTTCCAGGTGCTGTAGTGCCCCAGATGCAACCTGGTAATGTTTAGCACAACCCAGTAATATTTCAAGTGCTGAATTGCACATTTTCTCCCTACATACTAGATGTCAGCTTGCTCATTTTATATGTGCTAAAGATTCAAGGAGTTCATAACTTCAAAATGTTAATAACTCTGACATTTCTCCTTGAATATTTGCCTGTTATTGTAACCCTTTCCAATTCAGCTTTCTATCCCAGCAACAACTCTGTATTTCATTGCTAATCTGCATTTTTATGGCAGATTTATACATTCAGAAAAAGCATGCCATGCAGTCCTGCTGAGGGTGCACCACTTTGGAATGGAAATGGAGGGATCACATGAGTTAAGAGTCTTCCCTAATACAAATAATATCCCCCCTTTCTGTCAAAATGACAGCCTGCCTCTTTTTCTGAGATGCTATTAGCTAGCATTGTGCAGGGAGGCTTTTACAAATTACTCTCAGACAACAATCTCCAGAGTAAACTGTAAGCATCTTGTATATATGCTTTTATACATTTGAATATGCTTTTGGTGTATTATTTTCACTGAGTGTCTCTTGACTTCCTAAATTTGAAAGGTCTTGTGTGGGTTAGACTTAGCCAATTCTCTGAGAGTTCCTATTCTTTTTGTGCTCTTGTGAATGCATATTTGAGCAACTGATACCTTGATTTATGGTGAAGGAGGGATGGTGCAAACGCACAAGCCAACAAGCTCATGACCACATTTCTCTGTGTTAGGGTTTGACTATCCCTGGGTAATGAAAAGTGCTGCTGCCtatacattgttggactacaactcccatcatcgctgaccagtGGCCACGCTGActgggggtgatgagagttgtagtccaacaagatctggagggttaCTCATTGGCTATTCTTGGATTACATCATCTTTCACAGCTGGTCAGTCCTAGTGTCAGTTACTGCATTGGATTGTGATGGAATCGGGTCACATTGGCCAAATGGGCACCCCTCAGGAAGACCACATTGTCCAAATTTGGTCTCAAAGGCATGCAGCGAGTGCAAAGACCTAAGGCAGCCGCTTTGATATTTATATTCCTCAGACTTGTTCAACCTTTCCCGGCAATAGCGCTAGACAGGTGCAGAGCGAAAGGTTTCACTATTCTTAGATTGTTGTAGGTGGAAGGAACATACTGACCCTTTACTCATCTCAACTCCCTGTTCTTAGCACAAAAATACATTCAGCCAAAGCAAGGTCTGCATGAGATGCTTGTGCTTATGTGAGAGAACAAGATATGCTGTGGCTTTTTTAACCTGGTTCTAAAACTACTAACAGTGGCCTGGGATTGTGTGCGaaataaaacagcacaaaaatGAAGTGTTTAGTTCTGAATAACTCTTTATTGCCTTTTTGTGTCTGCCAATAGTCAAGCTCACCACAAACCCATCTGCCATCAACAGTCACTTGCTGCAAACTCGCTGCACAATTCACAGCAGTGTTTataacatttaaagccctaatggtttaggaccatagctgtcaatgttttcccttttttaagggaaattcccttattccgaataggattcctcacaagaaaagggaaaagttaacagctatgTTTTAGGACCAGGGTATTTAAAGGACACACAAATGTGACTACTCATTAAGATTGCCTGGAGAAGTTTGTCCCCACATCCCTTCAGCATCTCTGACATTGGAGATGAACTCCCTGCCAAGGGAGGGGCTCCTTGCTCCCACTCCCAATGATCTTCCATAACCAAAAAGCCTGACCATGTCTTTTTTAAATGCTGCAATGTTTTACTCTTTTCAATGCTGCAAGCCACCACaaatcttaaaaaacaacaacaaataaaacggGAAGGTGGAGTGTCAATATTCtgagagggaggaaaagaaaaacaccctCACCGAATTCCAGGGAAAGTCTCCTTTGGCTAAATCTAAAAACACATCATAATTGTGCTTGGTCTGCAACAGAAGACGTAAAAGGAGTGGTGAAGGCTTACAAGATGCACTTGGCTGCTTTTGAATGAACCGTGCATTGTTTCTCCCTTCCCACAATGCCACTAACAGTTACACGCTTGGTAGCACACAGGTTCTTACCATCAAGTGCCAAACAAGGCAAAATCTTCAAAATACTCTTCCAGTGTGAAACCAGCAGAAGTCAAAGGAGATGCAGCAGCAATTTTTGGTTTATAATAAGAAAGCAAGGTGGGAGAGGGACAAACCCAGGTTTTATAGATGATGCATAGAGAAAAATGCACATCATCAGGGTCTCAATTTAGAGGGGAAATCGACATAAAAACCTGGGGATATTGGATGTGGTATTCATTTAATTTCCATGCTTAGTTAAGCACTGCAAAGTGTGATAAAGACTGCAGTCTATTAGGCTGATTGTTAATATAAGTCATTTAACTGTGAGATGCTGCATATGTCAGTAGACTAATATTAGCCCTCTTTTGCAGGTCACTATTCTCATCAGTCTGGCTCTTGCGTTCCTCGCCTGCATAGTATTTCTTGTGGTATACAAAGCTTTTACCTACGACCACAGTTGCCCAGATGGATTTGTTTATAAGGTAAGAAGTCTGAGATGGATGAACTGTCTCTGCTAATGACAGAATCTAATTCACCGCACGGCTACAATTTAGTCCTGCATTTTCGCATCAGGATCAAAGACATcatttgtcaacaacatgctgaaaaGCAGTTAGTGATTTAGGAAATAGGGGTTGGTAGCACCCTCTGCCAACCACAATTATTTTGAACTTGACAGGTTTAGATCTGCATGAAGCCAACCCCACATATTTCTAAATGAGCTCACATAAACTGGCCTTTAGAGTTCGCTCACTATGAAGATTAGCCACTGAACATTTTGGGATAAAGACTGTGTGCAGTGAATTTTAGAGGTTTGGTGGCAACTCTCTGTAGATGCTGGATGTGTGCCCTTGGGGAGAAACATGTGCTTATTCTAGCAGGATATTTGTCTTGAGGGTTGAGGCAACATAGGATATAGAAAACAAAAGGTGGTGGTTACCATGCCAGTCCTCTAAAATGAGAGGGATTTAGTAGGAAGAGGTGATTTATTTTGCTGGATCAACTTGTGGATGAGGTAAGCTGGAAGAGCAAATTTCAAAGTCTCATCATAACTGGGAGTGGGGGAGGGATGAGGGAGTGAGGTTGGGGAAGGTTAAGTATGGACAGGTGTGAAATGAACACCTGCCACCCAGTGAGTTTTCTGGTTGACTGGAGATCTGAACCTGTTTTCCACATCCTAACAAGACAATCTGGCACACACtatattttattctagaatcaatggagactgTGTACACTACTTGCTTTTTCTATGCAGTCCACGCAGAATCAGATCTGTtgcttttggggggcggggggctgaTTTCATTGTGAAAATAAAGGctcagctcagctggttagagcatggtgttgataatgccaaggttgcaggttcgatccccatataggacagctgcagggggttggactagatgatcctcagagtcccggCCAACTCTATGATCTATTGATTTCAGACTGATTCTGCATTACCCCACAGAGTGTCCATTTGAAAATGGATGTAGGTGGTCCTGGCAATGGAGGGTATAGCCACACCTTTCCAATGATGTTGTCAGTGGGCGTTTACCAAGATTTCAATCACCATGTACATGTGAAGGGAGTAAAAGGCATGGATAACCTAATTGAGGGGAGGTTTTCAAACATGTAACAAGTCACCACCCACCAACCCTTGTGgatggcaggatctagaatcaatctcGATTGAAAGCATCATGTTGAGGATGAGCATGAACAATTCAGGACAAGAAAAACTTCACTTTTTGTGCTACAAACGGGTTAGTGTGTGCAGCCTCTGTCCCTTGCCCTGATACTGAATatattgggagggagggaaatgttcAGAATTTCCTGGATCAATGCAGGATGAATAATGTTTCTGTAAATGAGATTGCTACTTAATGGTCAtgcttctctttcttcccttcagCATAAGCGGTGCATTCCAGCCTCCCTGGATGCTTACTATTCCGCTCAGGATTCCAACTCCAGGGGCAGATTCTACACCGTCATCAGCCACTACAGCATGGCCAAGCAAACCAGCTCACGGTCCGTCTCTCCCTGGCTTTCCTCTGGATCGGTAAATCATGAAGCCAAGGCTGCCAAGACAGAAGGCCATTAAAGCCAGCTGATGGCCTAGGGATGGAGGGGAATGGGGAAGAACAACATCATGTCTCTAAAGCATTGCTCTAGTTCAGCAAGGGCACTGGGCAATCAGTGCAGCAAGAATAAAGCAACTCCAAGTGCAGGTGTCATCTTAAtggatatttctctctctttcttctctctctctctctcttgctctttcactctttctctctcccccctcctttggtGCATTGTTCTCGTTGATTTGTAACTAAGTCAAAATCCTGTACAAAGGCATGTTAGGTGTTGACTATATCTTAACAatgtacaaatatttttaaaatcattgctTAAGATTTGttagaaaaatgaaaaaataatgaaaaaacacacaaacaaaagcaaatcCAGAGGACATTTGCGAGGAAGTAGAAGAAATCACAAGCATAGTTTCTCAGGCCTTCCTTGCCCGCCCCCAAagggaaaacagcaacaacacacaaTACTGTGGAATTTGTCAGATTAAAAGGGAAACTTGTGTTGATGGAGGGACACAATAGAATGTTACACTAGGCTGGGCAAAAGGGCATGAGCTCTAGCCCAACTTAGGGCTTTACAGATCTGATCTATAAAATGAAAATGGAGGTAGAAGCCCTTGATGCAATGCATTCATTGGAGTCCCCTGCATGTGCAATGACCTGGTGGATCATGGCTGCCATTTCTTTGGTTTCTCTCTCAGAGGGAAATactgaggaagggccatagctcagtggcaaagcatttgCTCTGGATGCataaaatcccaggttcaatcccctgcatctccagatggggctggaaatgtcccctgcctgaaaccctggaaagccactgccagtcagtgcagacagtccagaactagatggatcagttgtctgactcagtaaaaggagTCTGAGGGCAA comes from Podarcis raffonei isolate rPodRaf1 chromosome 2, rPodRaf1.pri, whole genome shotgun sequence and encodes:
- the NSG2 gene encoding neuronal vesicle trafficking-associated protein 2, whose product is MVKLGSNLNDKNKQQPSNEDGFQTVPLITPLEVNHLQFPAPEKVIVKTRTEYQPDQKNKGKLRVPKIAEFTVSFTDGVTERLKVTILISLALAFLACIVFLVVYKAFTYDHSCPDGFVYKHKRCIPASLDAYYSAQDSNSRGRFYTVISHYSMAKQTSSRSVSPWLSSGSVNHEAKAAKTEGH